In the Acropora muricata isolate sample 2 chromosome 10, ASM3666990v1, whole genome shotgun sequence genome, one interval contains:
- the LOC136931457 gene encoding centromere protein W-like, with product MERTIPRSRQKSIIKKHQRKARFSRNVDILIFLDYMLFLKRLAVEANIKAQEEKGKKLQAHHVNAVLRKVLKSCKG from the exons ATGGAGAGAACTATCCCACGATCCAGGCAGAAATCAATAATCAAGAAGCATCAACGCAAAGCACGCTTTTCTCGAAATGTTGACattttg ATTTTCCTCGACTACATGCTTTTTCTTAAACGGCTGGCTGTTGAAGCAAACATCAAGGCACaggaagaaaaaggaaagaaactgcAAGCTCACCATGTGAACGCCGTTTTACGG AAGGTGTTGAAAAGTTGCAAGGGATAG
- the LOC136931453 gene encoding uncharacterized protein isoform X1, translating into MKGFEFDFDEEIFGQSNSRKGRIQEAYTPKQCDPEWFMQHNPDADEFERQNIKKYQGDLLYQRRKYKEALCMYQDSWQCLSPNNAVLGRELTESMALCLLKLGKFEDALAIARKIQDDNQNDSTVWYLLSQIYKAMGNTEEEISFLQRCTSLHPWNYQYWYLLALAYEKASLSLLGEYSNSDLHKVHSGTCVCYQDGKEKDFPNKSSKGGLLAKEDCSEQYYSEHVEVIKESLENVNVAGKVETASEVLELSKTFYYENCTSADYRKNKTNSGLFLSERKQLHLMDTFCDCLATLKPDTGHKMKWRKHILSFGCLVKSRFFLEKPLEASCTFVTIKRKEFLKEVQEKIANHAECGCANLIDKVLEMLHTSVIHTSEQTSPKEENQTITEASTQLKNTTSTIEFEEKWFGDLLSYMSQGS; encoded by the exons ATGAAGGGTTTTGAATTTGATTTCGACGAGGAAATCTTTGGACAATCGAATTCAAGAAAAGGCAGGATACAGGAAGCATACACGCCAAAGCAATGTGACCCAGAG TGGTTCATGCAGCACAATCCAGATGCAGATGAGTTTGAGAGACAAAACATAAAGAAGTATCAAGGAGATTTGCTCTATCAGAGGCGCAAATACAAAGAAGCATTATGCATGTACCAAGATTCGTGGCAATGCTTATCACCTAACAATGCAGTTCTTGGCAGAGAACTGACTGAATCCATGGCCTTATGTTTATTAAAGCTTGGAAAGTTTGAAGATGCTTTGGCAATTGCAAGGAAAATTCAG gaTGATAATCAAAATGATTCTACTGTCTGGTACTTATTGTCTCAGATATACAAAGCAATGGGAAATACAGAAG AGGAAATAAGTTTTCTTCAAAGATGCACCTCACTTCACCCCTGGAACTATCAATATTGGTATTTATTGGCTTTGGCATATGAAAAAGCTTCTTTAAGCTTACTTGGAGAGTACAGTAACAGTGATCTTCACAAGGTTCATTCAGGTACTTGCGTTTGCTATCAagatggaaaagaaaaagactttCCCAATAAATCAAGCAAAGGAGGATTACTAGCAAAGGAAGATTGCTCTGAACAATATTATTCTGAACATGTGGAAGTAATAAAAGAATCTTTAGAAAATGTGAATGTGGCTGGGAAAGTGGAAACAGCGTCAGAAGTTCTGGAACTCTCAAAAACATTTTACTATGAAAATTGCACCTCTGCAGATTACAGGAAGAATAAGACCAACTctggtttatttttaagtgaaagAAAGCAGCTTCATCTTATGGACACCTTCTGTGACTGCTTGGCAACACTAAAACCAGACACTGGGCATAAAATGAAGTGGCGAAAACATATTCTTTCCTTTGGATGTCTTGTGAAAAGCAG GTTCTTTTTGGAAAAGCCCTTGGAGGCATCCTGTACATTTGTTACAATTAAGCGCAAGGAATTTTTGAAGGAG GTTCAGGAAAAGATTGCGAACCATGCTGAATGTGGCTGTGCCAATTTGATTGACAAGGTTTTAGAG ATGCTTCATACATCTGTCATTCATACAAGTGAGCAGACGTCACCTAAGGAGGAAAATCAGACAATTACTGAG GCTTCCACACAGTTGAAGAATACTACATCAACCATtgaatttgaagaaaaatggtTTGGTGATTTGCTGTCCTACATGAGTCAAGGAAGTTAA
- the LOC136931453 gene encoding uncharacterized protein isoform X2 yields MQHNPDADEFERQNIKKYQGDLLYQRRKYKEALCMYQDSWQCLSPNNAVLGRELTESMALCLLKLGKFEDALAIARKIQDDNQNDSTVWYLLSQIYKAMGNTEEEISFLQRCTSLHPWNYQYWYLLALAYEKASLSLLGEYSNSDLHKVHSGTCVCYQDGKEKDFPNKSSKGGLLAKEDCSEQYYSEHVEVIKESLENVNVAGKVETASEVLELSKTFYYENCTSADYRKNKTNSGLFLSERKQLHLMDTFCDCLATLKPDTGHKMKWRKHILSFGCLVKSRFFLEKPLEASCTFVTIKRKEFLKEVQEKIANHAECGCANLIDKVLEMLHTSVIHTSEQTSPKEENQTITEASTQLKNTTSTIEFEEKWFGDLLSYMSQGS; encoded by the exons ATGCAGCACAATCCAGATGCAGATGAGTTTGAGAGACAAAACATAAAGAAGTATCAAGGAGATTTGCTCTATCAGAGGCGCAAATACAAAGAAGCATTATGCATGTACCAAGATTCGTGGCAATGCTTATCACCTAACAATGCAGTTCTTGGCAGAGAACTGACTGAATCCATGGCCTTATGTTTATTAAAGCTTGGAAAGTTTGAAGATGCTTTGGCAATTGCAAGGAAAATTCAG gaTGATAATCAAAATGATTCTACTGTCTGGTACTTATTGTCTCAGATATACAAAGCAATGGGAAATACAGAAG AGGAAATAAGTTTTCTTCAAAGATGCACCTCACTTCACCCCTGGAACTATCAATATTGGTATTTATTGGCTTTGGCATATGAAAAAGCTTCTTTAAGCTTACTTGGAGAGTACAGTAACAGTGATCTTCACAAGGTTCATTCAGGTACTTGCGTTTGCTATCAagatggaaaagaaaaagactttCCCAATAAATCAAGCAAAGGAGGATTACTAGCAAAGGAAGATTGCTCTGAACAATATTATTCTGAACATGTGGAAGTAATAAAAGAATCTTTAGAAAATGTGAATGTGGCTGGGAAAGTGGAAACAGCGTCAGAAGTTCTGGAACTCTCAAAAACATTTTACTATGAAAATTGCACCTCTGCAGATTACAGGAAGAATAAGACCAACTctggtttatttttaagtgaaagAAAGCAGCTTCATCTTATGGACACCTTCTGTGACTGCTTGGCAACACTAAAACCAGACACTGGGCATAAAATGAAGTGGCGAAAACATATTCTTTCCTTTGGATGTCTTGTGAAAAGCAG GTTCTTTTTGGAAAAGCCCTTGGAGGCATCCTGTACATTTGTTACAATTAAGCGCAAGGAATTTTTGAAGGAG GTTCAGGAAAAGATTGCGAACCATGCTGAATGTGGCTGTGCCAATTTGATTGACAAGGTTTTAGAG ATGCTTCATACATCTGTCATTCATACAAGTGAGCAGACGTCACCTAAGGAGGAAAATCAGACAATTACTGAG GCTTCCACACAGTTGAAGAATACTACATCAACCATtgaatttgaagaaaaatggtTTGGTGATTTGCTGTCCTACATGAGTCAAGGAAGTTAA
- the LOC136931451 gene encoding mitochondrial-processing peptidase subunit alpha-like, producing the protein MAARNGVPIFRGCRSLRAFHRTSRQGPRKRYLSNGGISPLNQPPLNQPLQDMPPSPASMIGGTESWQNRHDHVTHVTTLENGIRVASEDSFGQFSTIGVVIDAGSRYEVEYPAGLSHLLEKLSFQSTVKYKTNDDITQELEKFGGMADCTSFRDAIIYGTSCFTSGVPTVMEVLSEGVLQPRLTDQEIEEQKMVVQFELENLDMKPDPEPALTDLIHAAAFRDNTVGLPKLCPPENINMFNSSILFDYMKQYYQPSRMVIAGVNVDHQHLIDLTRTHFIHKKPVWFKEGEKVATPDRSIAQYTGGMIKDHRIEPRINPGPTPLPELAHLSIGLESCNYEDPDFFAFTVLNTLMGGGGSFSAGGPGKGMYSRLYLNVLNRYHWIYSATAYHHSYADTGLFCIHGSCHPTKLRDLAQVFVKEYFALVSGEVNEVEVARAKKQLQSMLMMNLESRIIVFEDIGRQVLGLNKRKSSQELFHSIENVTVEDVKRIAFRMLASKPSVAGLGNLTTLPKYQEVQHAFGNSGNFTGASRFFLFRN; encoded by the exons ATGGCCGCAAGAAACGGTGTTCCCATATTTCGGGGATGTAGGTCGCTTCGTGCCTTTCACAGAACATCCAGACAAGGACCACGAAAACGGTATCTTAGCAATGGCGGGATCTCTCCACTTAACCAACCTCCACTCAACCAACCTCTGCAAGATATGCCGCCTTCACCGGCATCAATGATTGGCGGAACAGAATCGTGGCAAAATAGACACGATCACGTAACACATGTCACTACCCTTGAAAATGGAATAAGGGTAGCTTCGGAGGACTCGTTTGGTCAGTTTTCCACGATTGGGG TTGTAATTGATGCCGGGTCCAGATATGAAGTTGAATATCCAGCAGGATTGTCACATTTGCTGGAGAAACTTTCCTTTCAG AGTACGGTTAAATATAAAACTAATGATGATATCACACAAGAGCTTGAGAAGTTTGGAGGCATGGCAGATTGTACATCCTTCAG AGATGCGATTATTTATGGAACATCTTGTTTTACCAGTGGTGTGCCTACTGTTATGGAGGTTCTTTCTGAGGGTGTCCTTCAACCAAGGCTCACGGATCAAGAG ATCGAAGAGCAAAAGATGGTTGTGCAATTTGAGCTTGAAAACTTGGACATGAAACCTGATCCAGAGCCTGCATTGACAGACTTAATTCATGCT GCAGCTTTTCGTGACAATACAGTTGGTTTACCCAAGTTGTGTCCACCAGAAAACATAAACATGTTTAATTCTTCCATCCTGTTTGATTATATGAAACAATATTATCAGCCATCCAGAATGGTGATAGCTGGGGTGAATGTTGATCATCAGCATCTGATAGATCTGACAAGAACCCACTTTATTCATAAAAAGCCTGTGTGGTTCAAAGAAGGAGAAAAGGTTGCTACTCCAGACAGATCTATTGCACAGTACACAGGAGGGATGATCAAG GACCACAGAATAGAGCCACGTATTAACCCTGGCCCCACACCACTTCCAGAACTAGCTCATCTGTCAATAGGCCTAGAGTCCTGTAATTATGAAGACCCcgatttctttgcttttaccGTTCTTAACACGTTGATGGGTGGCGGCGGATCATTCTCTGCGGGTGGCCCCGGCAAAGGCATGTATTCTCGTCTTTACTTGAACGTGTTAAACAGATATCACTGGATTTACTCTGCTACGGCTTATCACCACAGTTATGCTGATACTGGCTTGTTTTGCATCCATGGCAGTTGTCATCCAACAAAG TTAAGAGACCTTGCACAAGTGTTTGTCAAAGAATATTTTGCTCTCGTCAGTGGCGAAGTAAATGAG GTGGAGGTTGCAAGAGCCAAGAAACAACTTCAGTCCATGCTGATGATGAATTTAGAATCTAGAATTATTGTGTTTGAAGATATAGGAAG gCAAGTTTTAGGCCTCAACAAGAGGAAATCATCCCAGGAACTATTTCATAGTATTG AGAATGTTACTGTTGAGGATGTCAAACGAATCGCCTTCCGGATGCTTGCATCCAAACCCTCTGTAGCAGGACTTGGTAACCTTACCACTCTTCCTAAGTATCAAGAAGTGCAGCATGCATTTGGAAACAGTGGAAATTTTACTGGGGCATCacgctttttcctttttaggAACTGA